From Acidimicrobiales bacterium, one genomic window encodes:
- a CDS encoding histidine phosphatase family protein, translated as MANPANVRAPSPIDRAFLTNQEGTGTVIFVRHGQQQWPDPKTSVAADWVDPPLSELGQAQAECVGRWLAERPITAVYSSRLKRANDTGKAIASHHGLEVQVIDELAEIHMYSELPQDRRAVDVLGEKALGGVWERFVQTQKWDSYPYTETSADFRRRVGWAVESAIVDHPGETIVIACHGGVINAYLAEVLGLVPDMFFRPYHASSHRMLFGQGRRVIETLNEDSYLAAEGLLTH; from the coding sequence ATGGCCAACCCCGCAAACGTTCGCGCCCCATCCCCCATAGACAGGGCCTTTCTGACAAACCAGGAGGGCACCGGCACGGTCATCTTCGTGCGCCACGGCCAACAACAGTGGCCAGATCCCAAGACCTCGGTCGCCGCCGACTGGGTAGACCCTCCCCTGTCAGAGCTGGGTCAGGCCCAAGCCGAATGTGTGGGGCGGTGGCTCGCCGAACGCCCCATCACCGCTGTGTATTCATCGCGTCTCAAGCGTGCCAACGACACGGGCAAGGCCATCGCCTCACACCACGGGCTCGAGGTCCAGGTCATCGACGAGCTGGCCGAGATCCACATGTACAGCGAACTGCCCCAAGATCGACGTGCGGTCGACGTACTGGGAGAAAAGGCGCTGGGCGGAGTCTGGGAGCGCTTCGTGCAGACCCAGAAATGGGACTCGTATCCATACACCGAGACGTCGGCCGATTTCCGCCGGCGCGTGGGTTGGGCAGTCGAGTCGGCCATCGTCGACCATCCGGGCGAAACCATCGTCATCGCATGTCATGGCGGGGTCATCAACGCCTACCTGGCAGAGGTCCTGGGACTGGTGCCCGACATGTTCTTTCGGCCATACCACGCGTCGAGCCACCGAATGCTGTTCGGGCAGGGACGCCGCGTCATCGAGACCCTCAACG
- a CDS encoding LLM class flavin-dependent oxidoreductase, with protein sequence MKIEVCLSTFNASWGQLADAAGTAEELGIGGLWAMDHLTGIVHERDHVLECFAVLGGLAAITSRARLGTLVANAGLRNPALLAQTAATLHDQTDGRFVLGVGAGGGAGSPYAVELERVGIDHRPDPIRRQRVEEVIDVVKHLWNGNDDTYVGSHHRVGPAEGFMQPQVHPPVLVAGFGPKMAALAGRKADMFNTIATHPDLEMLFAAVRDSAEQAQRAEPERTVFSGDERHWLDPYSPERKSLDQAAAQTLVMILYQPFDRDLLAAIAEASEG encoded by the coding sequence ATGAAGATCGAGGTCTGCCTGTCGACCTTCAACGCCAGCTGGGGCCAGCTGGCCGACGCTGCGGGAACCGCGGAAGAGTTGGGCATCGGCGGGTTGTGGGCGATGGACCACCTCACAGGCATCGTTCACGAACGCGACCACGTGCTCGAGTGTTTCGCGGTGCTGGGTGGTCTGGCGGCCATCACATCACGTGCTCGCCTGGGCACACTGGTGGCGAACGCCGGCCTGCGCAATCCGGCCCTGCTGGCGCAAACGGCAGCGACGTTGCACGACCAGACCGACGGCCGTTTCGTGTTGGGTGTGGGCGCAGGTGGCGGAGCGGGCAGCCCGTACGCGGTCGAGCTCGAGCGGGTCGGCATAGACCATCGGCCCGACCCCATCAGGCGTCAGCGGGTCGAGGAGGTGATCGACGTCGTCAAGCACCTGTGGAACGGCAACGACGACACCTACGTCGGCAGCCACCACCGTGTGGGGCCCGCCGAGGGGTTCATGCAGCCCCAGGTTCACCCGCCCGTGCTGGTCGCCGGGTTTGGCCCCAAGATGGCTGCGCTGGCCGGTCGCAAGGCCGACATGTTCAACACCATCGCCACCCACCCCGATCTCGAGATGCTGTTCGCCGCTGTGCGCGACTCGGCCGAGCAGGCCCAGCGTGCAGAGCCCGAGCGCACCGTGTTCTCGGGCGACGAGCGCCACTGGCTCGACCCTTACAGCCCAGAGCGCAAGTCGCTGGACCAGGCGGCCGCCCAGACGCTGGTGATGATTCTGTATCAGCCCTTCGACCGCGACCTGCTGGCCGCCATTGCCGAGGCTTCCGAAGGCTGA
- a CDS encoding GNAT family N-acetyltransferase, translated as MDTTPDVAIASPADTATFAVVLGDAFSNDPMMSWAFPDPATRPRILESMFGLIALHRYLPAAMSTKCGDDAVALWTRPTETARDDFYEKHGAEFAAALAGHTERISKMGEAMAAHHPTEPHAYLLAIGVRSASQGRGLGSLLLAHTLAEADRRGEPAYLEATSPRSRALYERHGFEVTGEITVDDSPSMWPMWREPRPR; from the coding sequence ATGGACACAACACCAGACGTAGCCATTGCGTCGCCCGCCGATACGGCCACCTTCGCAGTGGTGCTGGGCGATGCATTCAGCAACGACCCGATGATGTCTTGGGCGTTCCCAGACCCGGCGACTCGACCTCGAATACTCGAATCGATGTTCGGCCTGATCGCCCTGCATAGGTATCTGCCGGCCGCAATGTCGACCAAGTGCGGCGACGACGCGGTGGCGCTGTGGACACGCCCAACCGAGACCGCCCGCGACGACTTCTACGAAAAGCACGGCGCCGAGTTTGCTGCAGCCCTGGCCGGGCACACCGAACGCATCTCGAAGATGGGCGAGGCCATGGCAGCCCACCATCCGACAGAGCCGCACGCCTACCTGTTGGCCATAGGTGTGCGATCCGCATCGCAGGGCCGCGGACTGGGCAGCCTGCTGCTGGCCCACACCCTGGCCGAGGCCGACCGGCGAGGCGAGCCTGCATACCTGGAGGCGACCTCGCCCCGCAGCCGCGCTCTGTACGAACGACATGGCTTCGAGGTGACCGGCGAGATCACCGTCGACGACAGCCCATCGATGTGGCCGATGTGGCGCGAGCCGCGTCCCCGCTAG
- a CDS encoding sigma-70 family RNA polymerase sigma factor — translation MHDRRFEQLVRAHHRAVHTYARSIANDPSVVDDAVQETFIKAWRHLDSFRGDGNFEGWLIRICRNCVIDIERREARARSAVDRQLRLLRPPTATTMDDTSEVTQLIDSLPRSHREVLTVCGVLGYDYETAAQILEIPVGTVRSRLHRARQALEQLLEPGSNSQDERAS, via the coding sequence GTGCACGACCGCCGCTTCGAACAACTGGTGCGAGCCCACCACCGGGCCGTGCACACCTACGCCCGCTCGATCGCAAACGACCCCTCGGTGGTCGACGACGCCGTACAGGAGACGTTCATCAAGGCGTGGCGCCACCTCGACTCGTTTCGAGGCGATGGCAACTTCGAAGGCTGGCTCATCCGCATCTGCCGGAATTGTGTAATAGACATCGAGCGACGCGAGGCCAGGGCGCGCAGCGCAGTCGACCGACAACTTCGCCTGCTGCGACCGCCGACGGCGACGACGATGGACGACACATCCGAAGTGACCCAGCTGATCGACTCGCTGCCAAGGTCGCACCGAGAGGTGCTGACCGTGTGCGGTGTGCTCGGATACGACTACGAAACAGCGGCTCAGATTCTGGAGATTCCCGTCGGCACCGTTCGGTCGCGGCTGCATCGAGCCCGACAGGCACTGGAACAGCTGCTCGAACCAGGCTCGAACTCCCAGGACGAACGCGCGTCATGA
- a CDS encoding copper chaperone PCu(A)C: MTTSRRLLALVAALLLGGFSLTACGDDSDDASGAPDGLEVTGAWARNSPMMATAGAAYMQVTSSEDDRIVSASVPADVAGTVEIHEVVPVEMSDGEMSDGDMADHDMGDDEMADGDMADHDMGDDEMADDEMADDEPMMDMPMTMRELDGGLELPAGETVTLQPGGYHIMLLDLPDALEIGETFELELTLESGATHTVSVEVRESAP; encoded by the coding sequence ATGACGACATCACGACGTTTGCTGGCGCTGGTTGCAGCCCTGTTGCTCGGCGGTTTTTCGCTGACCGCATGTGGCGACGATTCCGACGATGCCTCCGGCGCTCCAGACGGTCTCGAGGTGACGGGTGCGTGGGCTCGCAACAGCCCGATGATGGCCACCGCGGGCGCCGCATACATGCAGGTCACCAGCAGCGAGGACGACCGCATCGTCTCGGCGAGCGTGCCGGCCGACGTGGCGGGCACGGTCGAGATCCACGAAGTGGTGCCGGTCGAGATGTCCGACGGCGAGATGTCCGACGGCGACATGGCTGACCACGACATGGGCGACGACGAGATGGCCGACGGCGACATGGCTGACCACGACATGGGCGACGACGAGATGGCCGACGACGAGATGGCCGACGACGAACCCATGATGGACATGCCCATGACCATGCGCGAACTCGACGGTGGCCTCGAACTGCCTGCGGGTGAAACCGTCACCCTCCAGCCCGGTGGCTACCACATCATGCTTCTCGACCTGCCCGATGCGCTCGAGATCGGTGAGACGTTCGAACTGGAACTGACGCTCGAGAGCGGTGCCACCCACACCGTCAGCGTCGAGGTCCGCGAGAGCGCACCGTGA
- a CDS encoding SCO family protein, which yields MISLRSAALAAVVAVSLVLAACGGDEHTFAGYERTPTPNVADLSLPSVEADGSQTPFNFVAEEGGLLLVYFGYTRCPDVCPTTLADVRQALRDIGDDADRVDLAMVSIDPLVDTPEILTNYVRSFVDGSVALRSEDEAVLRPVANGFGADYGTTEVDGDSEVFHTASLYAIDDRGDMVLIWSFGTPASGIAADLEHLLDQVA from the coding sequence GTGATCTCGCTGAGGTCGGCCGCGTTGGCGGCGGTGGTCGCCGTATCCCTCGTACTGGCTGCCTGCGGGGGTGACGAACACACCTTCGCTGGCTACGAGCGCACCCCGACGCCCAACGTGGCCGACCTCAGCTTGCCTTCGGTCGAGGCCGACGGCTCGCAGACGCCGTTCAACTTCGTCGCCGAAGAAGGCGGCCTGCTGCTGGTCTACTTCGGATACACCCGTTGCCCCGATGTGTGCCCGACGACGCTGGCCGACGTGCGCCAGGCGCTGCGCGACATCGGTGACGACGCCGACCGCGTCGACTTGGCCATGGTGTCGATCGACCCGCTCGTCGACACACCCGAGATCCTCACCAACTACGTGCGCTCGTTCGTCGACGGTTCGGTGGCTCTGCGCAGCGAAGACGAGGCTGTGTTGCGTCCGGTGGCCAACGGATTCGGCGCAGACTACGGAACCACCGAGGTCGACGGCGACAGCGAGGTGTTTCACACAGCTTCGTTGTATGCCATCGACGATCGCGGAGACATGGTTCTGATCTGGTCGTTCGGCACGCCGGCGTCGGGCATCGCCGCCGACCTCGAACATCTCCTCGACCAGGTTGCCTGA
- a CDS encoding EAL domain-containing protein, which yields MDTSRFGALLDLLPDAVGIIDSTATLRAANSSAERLFGWSRDEWIGRNLLEMVHPDDVDWAISSLATVTGRELGTPIEMRVKSAEGWLLVELVGRAAEVDGEPVIFMSARDLTERRRWEIARDDTAMFRSVLHHAASLTILADADATISAVSAAMIRLTGFGPEATIGRSLVDLVIEADQPRMVRAIDKAKSEAQRRVTTEVLLAGRDRDAIPCQLSIVNLIDDPTVGGLVVSGHDISELWRARTELEHMAGHDPLTGLANRGRLSEELARRLDPNCREAGPVAVAFIDLDRFKPVNDLYGHETGDELLTMVAARLRDALRDDDVVARFGGDEFIAVMPDAGISTDDLAERIVSALSTPFRLSVGVVQISASVGVVAATPGDDPDTVLAEADNAMYAVKNDVKHTPSLRNIATRRRLADGVTHAFERDEFTVHYQPIIDLQTNRWVGFEALSRWNHPELGLLLPADFIDIVEDIGLGLRLGAATIETICQDLGRLRDRTGLEPSISVNASADEVTNPDYASTLTSALNGCDISPDRFTIEISERSILGRGGRTGRVVPANLAALAEQGVGIAVDDFGTGYSSLTHLVSFPIDRIKIDRSFVAGVVDDAQRRSVIAALVGLAQSTGMSVVAEGIADQDQLDMLLSVGCHLGQGFFMAKPMAYEGLEAALT from the coding sequence ATGGATACGAGCCGGTTCGGCGCGCTCTTGGATCTGCTTCCCGACGCGGTGGGGATCATCGACTCCACCGCAACCCTGCGCGCCGCCAACTCGTCTGCCGAGCGGCTCTTCGGCTGGTCTCGCGACGAATGGATCGGCCGCAACCTCCTCGAGATGGTTCACCCCGATGACGTCGACTGGGCCATCTCGTCGCTGGCCACGGTGACCGGACGCGAACTCGGAACGCCTATCGAGATGAGGGTCAAGAGCGCCGAGGGCTGGCTGTTGGTCGAGCTGGTCGGCCGAGCCGCCGAGGTCGACGGCGAACCGGTGATCTTCATGTCGGCGCGCGACCTCACCGAGCGTCGCCGCTGGGAGATCGCACGTGACGACACCGCCATGTTTCGGTCGGTGCTGCACCACGCGGCGAGCCTCACGATCCTGGCTGACGCCGATGCCACCATCAGCGCCGTGTCGGCAGCGATGATCCGCCTGACGGGCTTCGGGCCGGAAGCGACGATAGGACGCAGCCTGGTCGACCTGGTCATCGAAGCCGACCAGCCGCGAATGGTCCGAGCCATCGACAAGGCCAAGTCGGAAGCGCAGCGGCGGGTGACGACCGAAGTACTGCTCGCCGGACGCGACCGCGATGCGATTCCGTGCCAGCTGTCGATAGTGAACCTGATCGACGACCCCACCGTGGGGGGTCTGGTCGTTTCGGGCCACGACATCAGCGAGCTGTGGCGAGCGCGCACAGAACTCGAACACATGGCCGGACACGACCCGCTGACCGGCTTGGCCAATCGCGGCCGACTCTCGGAGGAACTCGCGAGGCGGCTCGACCCGAACTGTCGAGAGGCCGGTCCGGTGGCGGTTGCGTTCATCGACCTCGACCGGTTCAAACCGGTGAACGATCTCTACGGGCACGAAACCGGTGACGAGCTGTTGACCATGGTGGCAGCGCGGCTGCGCGACGCGCTGCGCGACGATGACGTCGTTGCCCGCTTCGGGGGTGACGAGTTCATAGCGGTGATGCCCGACGCCGGCATTTCCACCGACGATCTTGCCGAGCGCATCGTCAGTGCCTTGTCGACGCCCTTTCGACTTTCGGTCGGGGTTGTTCAGATCTCGGCCAGTGTCGGGGTCGTGGCGGCAACACCAGGCGACGACCCCGACACCGTCCTGGCCGAGGCCGACAACGCCATGTACGCAGTGAAGAACGACGTCAAACACACGCCGAGCCTGCGCAACATCGCCACCCGCCGCAGGCTCGCCGACGGCGTCACGCACGCTTTCGAACGCGACGAGTTCACCGTTCACTATCAGCCCATCATCGATCTGCAGACCAACCGCTGGGTGGGGTTCGAGGCGCTCAGCCGTTGGAACCACCCCGAGCTGGGACTGTTGCTGCCGGCCGACTTCATAGACATCGTCGAGGACATCGGCCTGGGCCTGCGCCTGGGCGCTGCAACCATCGAGACCATCTGCCAGGATCTCGGGCGGCTGAGGGACCGCACCGGGCTCGAGCCGTCGATCTCGGTGAACGCCTCGGCCGACGAGGTGACCAACCCCGACTACGCAAGCACGCTCACCAGCGCACTGAACGGCTGCGACATCAGCCCGGACAGGTTCACGATCGAGATCTCCGAACGTTCGATCCTGGGCCGCGGTGGCCGCACCGGCCGAGTCGTGCCGGCAAACCTGGCCGCGCTCGCAGAGCAAGGCGTGGGCATTGCCGTCGACGACTTCGGCACCGGCTATTCGTCTTTGACCCACCTGGTGTCGTTTCCGATAGACCGCATCAAGATCGACCGCTCGTTCGTGGCCGGGGTGGTCGACGACGCCCAGCGCCGCTCGGTCATCGCGGCCCTGGTGGGGCTGGCCCAGAGCACCGGCATGAGCGTCGTCGCCGAAGGCATCGCCGACCAAGACCAGCTCGACATGTTGCTGTCGGTGGGTTGCCATCTGGGGCAGGGGTTCTTCATGGCCAAGCCGATGGCCTACGAAGGCCTCGAGGCGGCGCTCACCTAG
- a CDS encoding serine hydrolase encodes MTGKVSALFAALAVLAALVGACSSPTQDESAPVTTAADTTPSDTTPSDVAPVFDFSAVDPIVGAYVEDQGLDGAGLVVVHRDHGVVHHQHWGQFDEDRVSLVASSTKMVTATVLLNLQDRGLLDIDAPVAEQTGWEPTGYAITPAQLLSNSSGLIGLVEGLLFPAYLCQFRTDGTLSECGRQIFTTEADDSDVVAPDTEFRYGGGQWQVAGAVAEVVSGQPWNELVDEVVFGPCGLESTGYNNHFGQFAPGFGYPGRFDGDPSVLEPTDNPNMEGGMYTTTGDYAQLLLMQLRDGMCGDTRVLSPESLELMHSDRIARQYDGSAAPGLGYGLGWWVDRDSGIVSDPGAYGSVPWLDLDDGYGAFLVIEDSGPVGQRLAELLQDPVDEAIAAALD; translated from the coding sequence GTGACGGGGAAGGTTTCGGCGCTGTTTGCTGCACTGGCGGTGCTGGCGGCCTTGGTGGGCGCTTGTTCGTCCCCGACGCAGGACGAGTCTGCTCCGGTGACGACCGCCGCTGACACGACACCCAGCGACACAACACCCAGCGATGTTGCTCCGGTGTTCGACTTCTCCGCAGTCGACCCCATCGTGGGCGCCTACGTCGAAGACCAGGGTCTCGATGGTGCCGGTCTGGTGGTCGTCCACCGCGACCACGGCGTGGTCCATCATCAGCACTGGGGCCAGTTCGACGAAGACCGGGTTTCGCTGGTCGCTTCGTCTACCAAGATGGTCACCGCCACTGTTCTGCTGAATCTCCAAGACCGCGGCCTGCTCGACATAGACGCGCCGGTGGCCGAACAAACCGGGTGGGAACCCACGGGTTACGCCATCACACCCGCACAGCTTCTGTCGAACAGCTCGGGTCTGATCGGCCTGGTCGAGGGGCTGTTGTTCCCCGCCTATCTGTGCCAGTTCCGGACCGACGGCACCTTGAGCGAGTGTGGCCGGCAGATCTTCACCACCGAGGCCGACGACTCTGACGTGGTGGCCCCCGACACCGAGTTCCGATATGGCGGCGGCCAGTGGCAGGTTGCGGGTGCGGTCGCCGAGGTCGTGTCGGGGCAGCCCTGGAACGAGCTGGTCGATGAGGTGGTGTTCGGGCCGTGCGGGCTCGAATCGACGGGCTACAACAACCACTTCGGGCAGTTTGCGCCGGGCTTCGGCTACCCGGGCCGGTTCGACGGCGATCCGTCGGTTCTCGAACCAACCGACAACCCGAACATGGAAGGTGGCATGTACACCACCACGGGCGACTACGCCCAGCTGCTGCTGATGCAGCTTCGCGACGGTATGTGCGGCGACACCCGGGTGCTGTCGCCCGAATCTCTCGAGCTGATGCACTCCGACCGCATCGCACGCCAGTACGACGGAAGTGCTGCGCCGGGCCTCGGCTATGGGCTCGGCTGGTGGGTCGACCGCGACTCGGGCATTGTCAGCGATCCGGGCGCGTACGGCTCGGTGCCCTGGCTCGACCTCGACGACGGCTACGGCGCCTTCCTGGTGATCGAAGACTCGGGACCTGTGGGCCAGCGGCTCGCCGAGTTGCTGCAAGACCCGGTCGACGAGGCCATCGCCGCCGCGCTCGACTAG
- a CDS encoding DnaJ domain-containing protein: MDELERARRVLGIDRGATRADVNAAFRRAAKTHHPDAGGDAEKFVELRWAYERALAAAAAEPVAAAAPASRHHWYLDRVDPNPVLPRVVHAESRTARSRQRSSEARVRVVAGPSFASVLARRLLNDTAGV, encoded by the coding sequence ATGGATGAACTGGAGCGTGCCCGGCGCGTGCTGGGTATCGACCGCGGCGCGACGCGCGCCGACGTGAATGCCGCCTTCAGGCGGGCAGCCAAGACCCACCATCCCGACGCCGGCGGAGACGCCGAGAAATTCGTCGAGCTCAGGTGGGCTTACGAGCGCGCCCTGGCTGCGGCCGCTGCCGAGCCGGTCGCCGCTGCGGCCCCGGCCTCGCGGCATCACTGGTATCTCGATCGTGTCGATCCCAACCCGGTGCTGCCGAGGGTGGTGCACGCCGAGTCGCGCACGGCCAGAAGCCGGCAGCGGTCGTCAGAGGCTCGGGTTCGGGTTGTTGCGGGCCCGTCGTTTGCGTCGGTGCTCGCCCGTCGCCTGCTGAACGACACGGCTGGGGTATAG
- a CDS encoding DUF1971 domain-containing protein, translated as MRHHRVPDSATFVRTTPRFDADTIPVGLLSSHHLAARTWAVIRVDSGELEFTWEDDPDNPTTIGAGDSLVIPPEARHHISPPGKVSFEIDFYSDRSGS; from the coding sequence GTGAGGCACCATCGCGTCCCCGACAGCGCCACGTTCGTCCGGACCACACCACGCTTCGACGCCGACACGATCCCCGTGGGCTTGCTGTCGAGCCATCATCTGGCGGCGCGCACCTGGGCGGTGATCAGGGTCGACAGCGGCGAACTCGAGTTCACATGGGAAGACGACCCCGACAACCCGACGACCATCGGGGCGGGTGACAGCCTGGTGATCCCACCCGAGGCCAGGCATCACATTTCGCCGCCGGGCAAGGTGTCGTTCGAAATCGACTTCTACAGCGATAGGTCCGGCAGCTAG
- a CDS encoding fatty acid desaturase: MTAAMPTHDELVASMTGGMVPEVEPFAGSDRLRPDGRPHPELMAELRRIPNLLNAWTCVAAVAMPALVVAAVVALDHWLAVALAIPVMAVLQNRMFILHHEGSHRSLFSNRRINDVVGINFFGWVAFGTGTHGYRRGHSNHHRDEFGPKEPDFLLYSFYPIKAESMRRKLLRDATGVSAWRVLKPRITGVFSARHRVNSLRFYAGQAVIFALFALTGHPWLYLFLWVAPYVFVYQVLNRLRAVAEHGGLTRSDDRRKSSHHVRQSLVARAIFVPIGVGRHLAHHVDSGIPFRNLARFEQILTEDGYITPEITWPSYRALWKALASG; this comes from the coding sequence ATGACCGCTGCGATGCCGACCCACGACGAACTCGTCGCCTCGATGACCGGGGGCATGGTGCCCGAGGTCGAACCCTTCGCCGGATCCGATCGGCTTCGCCCAGACGGACGGCCCCACCCCGAACTGATGGCAGAGCTGCGCCGCATTCCCAATCTGCTCAACGCCTGGACATGCGTCGCCGCAGTGGCAATGCCCGCCCTGGTTGTCGCCGCCGTGGTGGCGCTAGACCACTGGCTCGCCGTGGCGCTGGCAATTCCGGTCATGGCCGTGCTCCAGAACCGGATGTTCATCCTGCATCACGAGGGTTCGCACCGATCGTTGTTCAGCAATCGGCGAATCAACGACGTCGTCGGCATCAACTTCTTCGGGTGGGTGGCGTTCGGCACAGGCACTCACGGCTATCGCCGCGGCCACAGCAACCATCACCGCGATGAGTTCGGCCCCAAGGAACCCGACTTCTTGCTGTACTCGTTCTACCCGATCAAGGCCGAGTCGATGAGGCGCAAGCTGTTGCGCGACGCCACCGGAGTGTCGGCCTGGCGGGTGCTCAAGCCGCGCATCACGGGCGTGTTCAGCGCCAGGCACCGGGTCAACAGCCTCCGGTTCTACGCGGGCCAGGCGGTGATATTCGCCCTGTTTGCGCTGACCGGTCATCCGTGGCTCTACCTGTTCTTGTGGGTGGCGCCGTACGTGTTCGTGTACCAGGTGCTCAACCGCTTGCGCGCAGTGGCCGAGCACGGCGGCCTCACCCGCTCTGACGACCGCCGCAAGAGCTCGCACCACGTCCGCCAGTCGCTGGTGGCCAGGGCGATCTTCGTGCCCATCGGGGTGGGCCGTCACCTGGCCCATCACGTCGACTCGGGCATTCCGTTCCGCAACCTCGCTCGCTTCGAGCAGATCCTGACCGAAGACGGCTACATCACCCCCGAGATCACCTGGCCCTCGTACCGGGCGCTGTGGAAGGCGCTGGCGTCGGGGTGA
- a CDS encoding VOC family protein: MTIEPVKVELGPEPVAIGIVISDSDASLAFYRDLLGMTHEGDMPMPVGGGGTMHRLRCGPTLVKLVSFDTNPEAKAPGGGFADGLGYRYITINVSNVADTVAACDEAGHQILMKAVELRPGVSIGMVADPDGNVVEFIQYG; encoded by the coding sequence ATGACAATCGAACCCGTGAAAGTCGAGCTGGGGCCCGAGCCGGTTGCCATCGGCATCGTCATCAGCGACAGCGACGCATCTCTGGCCTTCTACCGCGACCTGCTCGGCATGACCCACGAAGGCGACATGCCCATGCCGGTAGGCGGTGGCGGCACCATGCATCGGCTGCGGTGCGGGCCGACACTCGTGAAGTTGGTCAGCTTCGACACCAACCCCGAGGCCAAGGCTCCTGGCGGCGGGTTCGCCGATGGCTTGGGCTACCGGTACATCACCATCAACGTCTCGAACGTCGCCGACACGGTCGCGGCATGCGACGAGGCTGGGCATCAGATCTTGATGAAGGCGGTCGAGCTGCGGCCAGGGGTTTCCATTGGCATGGTCGCCGACCCCGACGGCAACGTCGTCGAGTTCATCCAGTACGGGTGA
- a CDS encoding GNAT family N-acetyltransferase encodes MSLRVRRATPADRPSVVAIARELVSAADTYAFDPLASDDQLWQYFAPDSGGLGYVAEADGQVVGCFVIRPNHPGPGSHVANASFAVSSAARGQGIGRAMGEAALTLAADSGYRAMQFNIVVSSNRAAVALWRSLGFRVIATVPEGFRLPDGTLVDHLVMHRPLEPRNGIDPVDPAGFGQQVTFLPVSDLSTSAAFYGQVLGLDLVLDQGDCRIYRVAADAFVGICERDARATDGLMLTLVTGEVDRWHDRLVAAGVVCDRPPAHNAKYNLYHGFYRDPDGHVIEVQTFLDPNWR; translated from the coding sequence GTGAGCCTCAGGGTCAGACGTGCGACGCCGGCCGACCGACCGTCGGTTGTGGCGATCGCCCGAGAGTTGGTCAGCGCAGCAGACACGTATGCCTTCGACCCCTTGGCGTCGGACGATCAGCTGTGGCAGTACTTCGCACCCGACTCGGGCGGGCTGGGTTACGTCGCCGAGGCCGATGGTCAGGTGGTTGGCTGCTTCGTCATCAGGCCCAACCATCCGGGGCCCGGTTCGCACGTCGCCAATGCCAGCTTCGCCGTGTCGTCCGCGGCGCGGGGTCAGGGCATCGGCCGGGCGATGGGCGAGGCCGCTCTGACCCTGGCCGCCGACTCGGGTTACAGGGCGATGCAGTTCAACATCGTCGTGTCTTCAAACCGTGCAGCGGTCGCCTTGTGGCGTTCGCTCGGGTTCCGTGTCATCGCCACGGTTCCCGAGGGGTTCAGGCTGCCCGACGGCACCCTGGTCGACCATCTGGTCATGCACCGCCCGCTCGAGCCTCGCAACGGGATCGACCCCGTCGACCCTGCCGGATTCGGCCAGCAGGTGACGTTCCTGCCGGTATCGGACCTGTCGACGTCGGCGGCCTTCTATGGCCAGGTGTTGGGCCTCGACCTGGTGCTCGATCAGGGCGACTGTCGCATCTATCGCGTGGCGGCCGACGCGTTCGTGGGCATCTGTGAACGCGACGCCCGCGCCACCGATGGTTTGATGCTGACCCTGGTGACTGGCGAGGTCGACCGTTGGCACGATCGCTTGGTGGCGGCGGGTGTGGTTTGCGACCGGCCGCCGGCCCACAACGCCAAGTACAACCTCTACCACGGCTTCTACCGCGACCCTGACGGACACGTGATCGAGGTTCAGACCTTCCTCGACCCAAACTGGAGATAG